A single Agrococcus sp. ARC_14 DNA region contains:
- a CDS encoding MFS transporter, with product MSLSASQATAESSQQQPANSRGRVIFASLIGTTIEFYDFYVYATAAVLVFPHLFFPTGDDTTALLASFAAFGAAMVARPIGSVVFGHLGDKHGRKLTLVGALLTMGIATFLIGVLPTYGQIGWFAAALLVLMRLAQGFALGGEWSGAALVATENAPAGKRAWYGTFPQLGAPIGFIIANGLFLLIAAVLPSDDPSMPSEAFLEWGWRIPFLFSAVMVIVGLWVRLKLVESTSFEKAKSTGTIQRLPLATVFRDHWKELLLGTFFMLATYVLFYLMTAFSLTYGRAPVDADVPGLGYSYNTFVLMLIVGVVFFGIFTLVSGPLADRFGRRKLLIWVTLAIIAFGLLWVPLTGGGTFGVMLWLILGMSLMGFTFGPMGALLPELFPTNVRYTGSGVSYNVSSILGAALAPFIAVALWTAGGGSPFWVGVYLSGAGVLTLIALLVSKETKDVDMER from the coding sequence ATGTCCCTCTCCGCAAGCCAGGCGACCGCCGAGTCGTCACAGCAGCAGCCGGCCAACTCCCGCGGCCGCGTCATCTTCGCAAGCCTCATCGGCACGACGATCGAGTTCTACGACTTCTACGTCTACGCGACCGCCGCCGTGCTGGTGTTCCCGCACCTGTTCTTCCCCACCGGGGATGACACCACGGCCCTGCTCGCATCGTTCGCCGCATTCGGCGCCGCGATGGTGGCGCGCCCGATCGGATCGGTCGTGTTCGGCCACCTCGGCGACAAGCACGGGCGCAAGCTCACCCTCGTCGGCGCGCTGCTCACCATGGGCATCGCCACCTTCCTCATCGGCGTGCTGCCGACGTACGGCCAGATCGGCTGGTTCGCCGCGGCCCTGCTCGTGCTGATGCGCCTCGCGCAGGGCTTCGCCCTCGGCGGCGAGTGGTCGGGCGCTGCGCTCGTCGCGACCGAGAACGCCCCGGCGGGCAAGCGCGCCTGGTACGGCACGTTCCCGCAGCTGGGCGCCCCGATCGGGTTCATCATCGCCAACGGCCTGTTCCTCCTCATCGCCGCGGTGCTGCCGAGCGACGACCCCTCGATGCCGTCCGAGGCCTTCCTCGAGTGGGGCTGGCGCATCCCCTTCCTGTTCTCGGCCGTGATGGTGATCGTCGGCCTCTGGGTGCGGCTGAAGCTCGTCGAGTCGACCTCGTTCGAGAAGGCGAAGTCGACGGGCACGATCCAGCGCCTGCCGCTCGCGACCGTGTTCCGCGACCACTGGAAGGAGCTGCTGCTCGGCACCTTCTTCATGCTCGCGACCTACGTGCTCTTCTACCTGATGACGGCGTTCTCGCTCACGTACGGCCGCGCGCCCGTGGACGCCGACGTGCCGGGGCTGGGCTACTCGTACAACACCTTCGTGCTGATGCTCATCGTCGGCGTGGTGTTCTTCGGCATCTTCACGCTGGTGTCCGGGCCGCTCGCTGACCGCTTCGGCCGTCGCAAGCTGCTCATCTGGGTGACGCTCGCGATCATCGCGTTCGGCCTGCTCTGGGTGCCGCTGACCGGTGGCGGCACGTTCGGCGTCATGCTGTGGCTCATCCTCGGCATGTCGCTCATGGGCTTCACCTTCGGCCCGATGGGCGCGCTGCTGCCGGAGCTCTTCCCGACCAACGTGCGCTACACAGGCTCGGGCGTGAGCTACAACGTCTCGTCGATCCTCGGCGCCGCGCTCGCCCCGTTCATCGCGGTCGCGCTGTGGACGGCAGGCGGCGGCAGCCCCTTCTGGGTGGGCGTCTACCTCTCGGGCGCGGGCGTGCTCACGCTCATCGCGCTGCTGGTGTCGAAGGAGACCAAGGACGTCGACATGGAGCGCTGA
- a CDS encoding ABC transporter permease yields MSEHVAARPGTMDAGGVDHAVVARRARAWGWWFVAEHRIRAMRSYVASWIAIGIGSPFLYLMGLGLGLGLLVDANQGAQGVDGVPYLTFIAPALAMATAMQTAAQENTYGVFGGFKWFPMFFAMNGTPISPAHIVVGFQVSVLVRVMLPLIAFSAVMVLFDIGDPFGALLLLPIGLLLATAVGFAVMAWVATQTEDRGQLSFVERFVVVPLTLFSGTYFPLETLPVFLHWVGWISPLWHAAELGRAALYGAPLTPLMLLVHLGYLVLLAAVTCWLSIRTFRRRLDK; encoded by the coding sequence ATGAGCGAGCACGTCGCTGCGCGCCCCGGCACGATGGATGCCGGTGGTGTCGATCACGCCGTCGTCGCCCGTCGTGCGAGGGCCTGGGGCTGGTGGTTCGTCGCCGAGCACCGCATCCGCGCCATGCGCTCCTACGTCGCCTCGTGGATCGCGATCGGCATCGGCTCGCCGTTCCTGTACCTCATGGGCCTGGGCCTCGGCCTCGGCCTGCTGGTGGATGCGAACCAGGGTGCGCAAGGCGTCGACGGCGTGCCATACCTGACCTTCATCGCGCCCGCGCTCGCCATGGCGACGGCCATGCAGACGGCCGCGCAGGAGAACACCTACGGCGTCTTCGGCGGCTTCAAGTGGTTCCCGATGTTCTTCGCGATGAACGGCACCCCCATCAGCCCTGCCCACATCGTGGTCGGCTTCCAGGTCTCGGTGCTCGTGCGCGTGATGCTGCCGCTGATCGCCTTCTCGGCCGTGATGGTGCTGTTCGACATCGGCGACCCGTTCGGCGCCCTGCTGCTGCTGCCGATCGGCCTGCTGCTCGCGACCGCCGTCGGCTTCGCCGTGATGGCCTGGGTGGCGACGCAGACGGAGGACCGCGGGCAGCTCTCCTTCGTCGAGCGGTTCGTGGTCGTGCCGCTCACGCTCTTCTCCGGCACCTACTTCCCGCTCGAGACGCTGCCGGTCTTCCTGCACTGGGTCGGTTGGATCTCGCCCCTCTGGCACGCGGCAGAGCTGGGGCGCGCAGCGCTCTACGGCGCGCCGCTGACGCCGCTCATGCTGCTCGTCCATCTCGGCTACCTCGTGCTGCTGGCGGCCGTCACATGCTGGCTCTCGATCCGCACCTTCCGACGGAGGCTCGACAAGTGA
- a CDS encoding 5'/3'-nucleotidase SurE: MRALITNDDGIDSPGLLALARVAIEAGMDVVVAAPAHEHSGASASIIATQGAAVTAAGGKGTVRSERRALPGLDADAYAVHAAPALITLLALHGSFGGAPDVVLSGINRGANVGGAIMHSGTVGAALTAGQGGVRSLAVSLHVGLAEDGEQHWATAAALSARALARLVGEPAGTVLNLNVPNVADATGLELVEAPLARFGIVQTTLTEVAGDEVRLSIREHSAADAPGSDMERLASGFATITVVQTIAERRA, translated from the coding sequence ATGCGGGCGCTCATCACGAACGACGACGGCATCGACTCGCCAGGACTGCTGGCACTGGCGCGAGTCGCGATCGAGGCGGGCATGGATGTGGTGGTCGCGGCGCCCGCGCACGAGCACTCCGGTGCCAGCGCATCCATCATCGCCACGCAGGGCGCCGCCGTGACTGCGGCCGGCGGCAAGGGCACGGTGCGCTCGGAGCGCCGCGCCCTGCCCGGCCTGGACGCGGATGCCTACGCGGTGCACGCCGCACCGGCGCTCATCACGCTGCTGGCGCTGCACGGCTCCTTCGGCGGAGCGCCCGACGTCGTGCTCAGCGGCATCAACCGCGGTGCGAACGTCGGCGGCGCCATCATGCACTCCGGCACGGTGGGCGCCGCGCTCACGGCCGGGCAGGGCGGCGTGCGGTCGCTCGCGGTCTCGCTCCACGTCGGGCTCGCCGAGGACGGCGAGCAGCACTGGGCCACTGCGGCAGCGCTGAGCGCCCGTGCGCTCGCCCGGCTGGTCGGCGAGCCCGCCGGCACAGTGCTCAACCTCAACGTGCCCAACGTCGCAGACGCGACCGGCCTCGAGCTCGTCGAGGCGCCGCTGGCCCGGTTCGGCATCGTGCAGACGACCCTGACCGAGGTGGCGGGCGACGAGGTGCGGCTCTCCATCCGTGAGCACAGCGCCGCCGACGCGCCCGGCAGCGACATGGAGCGGCTGGCTTCCGGGTTCGCCACGATCACCGTCGTGCAGACGATCGCCGAACGTCGAGCCTGA
- a CDS encoding PfkB family carbohydrate kinase, giving the protein MARVLVFAPAPILTITVEAHRGEPEVHLHVGGQGVWQARMLVALGADVVLVCSVAGEAGTVARHLLADEGFRVVAIEREGVSPAYIHDRRGGERQPIVEAQGEPLSRHELDALYSATLRESADADLVILSGPEGDDMLEADVYRRLASDMRELGRTVLVDLAGDRLEAALEGGVDVLKVSHEELVADGRVADGDDEAQLLAAAREIAAGGVGLVAVTRAAAGSIVVGQEGTWRVVAPELEPVDTRGAGDSYTAGLASVLAAGGSHADAVRTGAAAGAVNATRRGLGTGDAEAIRAIAARVELQALDDEAAR; this is encoded by the coding sequence ATGGCACGCGTGCTCGTCTTCGCCCCGGCACCCATCCTCACCATCACGGTCGAGGCGCATCGCGGAGAGCCCGAGGTGCATCTGCACGTGGGCGGGCAGGGAGTCTGGCAGGCGCGGATGCTCGTCGCGCTCGGCGCCGACGTGGTGCTGGTGTGCAGCGTGGCGGGAGAGGCGGGGACCGTCGCCCGGCACCTGCTCGCCGACGAGGGCTTCCGAGTGGTCGCGATCGAGCGCGAGGGGGTCAGCCCCGCCTACATCCACGACCGGCGCGGCGGTGAGCGACAGCCCATCGTGGAGGCGCAGGGCGAGCCGCTCTCGCGCCATGAGCTCGACGCGCTCTACTCTGCGACGCTGCGGGAATCGGCGGATGCAGACCTCGTCATCCTCTCCGGGCCCGAGGGCGACGACATGCTGGAGGCCGACGTCTACCGGCGGCTCGCGAGCGACATGCGCGAGCTCGGTCGTACGGTGCTCGTCGACCTCGCGGGCGATCGGCTGGAGGCGGCGCTCGAGGGCGGCGTCGACGTGCTCAAGGTCAGTCACGAAGAGCTCGTCGCCGACGGCCGCGTCGCCGACGGAGACGACGAGGCCCAGCTGCTCGCGGCTGCCAGGGAGATCGCCGCGGGCGGTGTCGGCCTCGTCGCGGTCACTCGCGCAGCAGCCGGCTCGATCGTGGTCGGTCAGGAGGGCACCTGGCGCGTCGTCGCCCCTGAGCTCGAGCCGGTCGACACGCGCGGCGCCGGCGACTCCTACACCGCGGGGCTGGCGTCGGTGCTGGCCGCAGGCGGCAGCCACGCCGATGCCGTGCGCACGGGTGCCGCCGCCGGCGCGGTGAACGCCACGCGGCGCGGGCTCGGCACCGGCGACGCCGAGGCGATCCGGGCGATCGCCGCGCGGGTCGAGCTCCAGGCTCTCGACGACGAGGCGGCGCGCTGA
- a CDS encoding ABC transporter permease, with protein sequence MHPSELIEAPAPSIRGPLRGLYAGNTRSVVMRGLQVMARTNWVVVLTGFFEPVFYLLSMGVGLGALIGSVEFYGTDVPYAAYIAPALMAVSAMNGAVYDSTMNVFFKMNFAKLYQQMLSTSLGPLDVALGEILLALFRGLLYACGFMVVTTLMGLNLSWTAVLAIPAALVVAFGFASFGMAITSYMKTFQHLDYVYFFMMPMFLLSATFFPIEVYPQGVQWVIQAMPLWHGVDMIRQLTTGIIQPSLGIHLLYFAVMIVAGLWFTTARLRALFLR encoded by the coding sequence CTGCACCCATCCGAGCTGATCGAGGCGCCCGCCCCCTCCATCCGCGGCCCGTTGCGCGGCCTCTATGCCGGCAACACCCGCTCGGTGGTGATGCGCGGCCTGCAGGTGATGGCGCGCACCAACTGGGTGGTCGTGCTCACCGGCTTCTTCGAGCCGGTCTTCTACCTGCTCTCCATGGGCGTCGGGCTCGGCGCGCTCATCGGCTCGGTGGAGTTCTACGGCACCGATGTGCCCTACGCCGCCTACATCGCGCCGGCGCTGATGGCGGTCAGCGCCATGAACGGCGCCGTCTACGACTCGACGATGAACGTCTTCTTCAAGATGAACTTCGCCAAGCTCTACCAGCAGATGCTCTCGACCTCGCTCGGCCCGCTCGACGTCGCGCTCGGCGAGATCCTGCTGGCGCTGTTCCGCGGCCTGCTGTACGCCTGCGGCTTCATGGTCGTGACCACGCTCATGGGCCTCAACCTCTCCTGGACGGCGGTGCTGGCGATCCCGGCCGCGCTCGTCGTGGCGTTCGGGTTCGCCTCGTTCGGCATGGCCATCACGAGCTACATGAAGACGTTCCAGCACCTCGACTACGTCTACTTCTTCATGATGCCGATGTTCTTGCTCTCGGCCACGTTCTTCCCGATCGAGGTCTACCCGCAGGGCGTGCAGTGGGTCATCCAGGCGATGCCGCTGTGGCACGGCGTCGACATGATCCGGCAGCTGACCACGGGCATCATCCAGCCCTCGCTGGGCATCCACCTGCTCTACTTCGCCGTGATGATCGTCGCCGGGCTGTGGTTCACGACCGCCCGCCTGCGTGCGCTCTTCCTGCGCTGA
- a CDS encoding AsnC family protein, whose amino-acid sequence MERITASSERPLGVLEQLARSAESRREIEREESALVRRARMEGFAWQAIADALGVSRQAVHKKHGKR is encoded by the coding sequence ATGGAGCGCATCACGGCATCGAGCGAGCGGCCTCTCGGCGTGCTCGAGCAGCTCGCCCGCTCGGCCGAATCGCGTCGCGAGATCGAGCGCGAGGAGTCGGCGCTCGTGCGACGCGCAAGAATGGAGGGGTTTGCCTGGCAGGCGATCGCCGATGCGCTCGGGGTCTCGCGACAGGCGGTCCACAAGAAGCACGGCAAGCGGTAG
- a CDS encoding ABC transporter ATP-binding protein: MPAPVIEATGLTKRYGDFTAVDGIDFAIQPGEAFGFLGPNGAGKSTTMRMIAATSTRTAGDLTVLGFDPESHGPEIRAQLGIVPQADQLDEELRVIDNLIVYGRYFGLPLPYVKRRAEELLEFAQLTDKRKSRVDGLSGGMKRRLTIARGLINSPKAMLLDEPTTGLDPQARHVLWDRLFRLKEEGTTLVLTTHYMDEAEQLCDRLVVVDKGTIVAEGSPSALIRQYSTREVLEVRFGSAHNEAAAKTIEGIGDRIEVLPDRVLIYDNDGEAAMAAVHERGLSPITSLVRRSSLEDVFLRLTGRSLIE, from the coding sequence GTGCCAGCACCTGTCATCGAGGCCACGGGCCTGACCAAGCGCTACGGCGACTTCACGGCCGTCGACGGCATCGACTTCGCGATCCAGCCAGGGGAGGCGTTCGGCTTCCTCGGCCCCAACGGCGCGGGCAAGTCGACGACGATGCGCATGATCGCCGCCACCTCCACCCGCACCGCGGGCGACCTCACGGTGCTCGGCTTCGACCCGGAGAGCCACGGGCCGGAGATCCGCGCGCAGCTGGGCATCGTGCCGCAAGCCGACCAGCTCGACGAAGAGCTGCGGGTGATCGACAACCTCATCGTCTACGGCCGCTACTTCGGGCTGCCGCTGCCCTACGTGAAGCGCCGCGCTGAGGAGCTGCTGGAGTTCGCGCAGCTCACCGACAAGCGCAAGTCGCGCGTCGACGGGCTCTCCGGCGGCATGAAGCGCCGCCTCACCATCGCCCGCGGCCTCATCAACAGCCCGAAGGCGATGCTGCTCGACGAGCCGACCACGGGCCTCGATCCGCAGGCTCGGCACGTGCTCTGGGATCGGCTCTTCCGGCTCAAGGAGGAGGGCACGACGCTCGTGCTCACGACGCACTACATGGACGAGGCAGAGCAGCTCTGCGACCGGCTCGTCGTCGTCGACAAGGGCACGATCGTCGCGGAGGGCAGCCCCTCGGCGCTCATCCGTCAGTACTCCACCCGCGAGGTGCTCGAGGTGCGCTTCGGCTCCGCCCACAACGAGGCGGCGGCGAAGACGATCGAGGGCATCGGCGACCGCATCGAGGTGCTGCCCGATCGCGTGCTCATCTACGACAACGACGGCGAGGCCGCGATGGCGGCGGTGCACGAGCGCGGCCTCAGCCCCATCACGTCGCTCGTGCGCCGCTCGAGCCTCGAGGACGTCTTCCTGCGGCTCACGGGAAGGTCGCTGATCGAATGA